One genomic segment of Erinaceus europaeus chromosome 18, mEriEur2.1, whole genome shotgun sequence includes these proteins:
- the WDR33 gene encoding pre-mRNA 3' end processing protein WDR33 isoform X5, with amino-acid sequence MATEIGSPPRFFHMPRFQHQAPRQLFYKRPDFAQQQAMQQLTFDGKRMRKAVNRKTIDYNPSVIKYLENRIWQRDQRDMRAIQPDAGYYNDLVPPIGMLNNPMNAVTTKFVRTSTNKVKCPVFVVRWTPEGRRLVTGASSGEFTLWNGLTFNFETILQAHDSPVRAMTWSHNDMWMLTADHGGYVKYWQSNMNNVKMFQAHKEAIREASFSPTDNKFATCSDDGTVRIWDFLRCHEERILRGFEFTDLLKYLTIDFGYICSLP; translated from the exons ATGGCTACAGAAATTGGTTCCCCTCCTCGTTTTTTCCATATGCCAAGGTTCCAACACCAGGCCCCCCGACAACTTTTTTATAAGCGACCTGATTTTGCACAGCAACAAGCAATGCAGCAGCTCACGTTCGATGGAAAGCGAATGCGAAAAGCAGTGAATCGAAAGACTATAGATTACAACCCATCTGTTATCAAGTATTTGGAG AATAGAATATGGCAAAGAGACCAGAGGGATATGAGGGCAATTCAGCCTGATGCAGGTTATTATAATGAT CTGGTGCCCCCGATAGGAATGTTGAACAATCCTATGAATGCAGTTACAACTAAATTTGTTCGGACATCAACAAATAAAGTGAAATGTCCAGTATTTGTTGTTAGG TGGACTCCAGAAGGCAGAAGGTTGGTCACTGGAGCTTCTAGTGGGGAGTTCACATTGTGGAATGGACTCACTTTCAATTTTGAAACAATATTACAG GCTCATGATAGCCCAGTGAGGGCCATGACTTGGTCACATAATGACATGTGGATGTTGACAGCAGACCATGGAGGATATGTGAAATATTGGCAGTCGAATATGAACAACGTCAAGATGTTCCAGGCACATAAGGAGGCGATTAGAGAGGCCAG TTTCTCACCCACGGATAATAAATTTGCTACATGCTCTGATGACGGCACTGTTAGGATCTGGGACTTTCTTCGTTGCCATGAGGAAAGAATTCTCCGAG
- the WDR33 gene encoding pre-mRNA 3' end processing protein WDR33 isoform X7, which produces MATEIGSPPRFFHMPRFQHQAPRQLFYKRPDFAQQQAMQQLTFDGKRMRKAVNRKTIDYNPSVIKYLENRIWQRDQRDMRAIQPDAGYYNDLVPPIGMLNNPMNAVTTKFVRTSTNKVKCPVFVVRWTPEGRRLVTGASSGEFTLWNGLTFNFETILQAHDSPVRAMTWSHNDMWMLTADHGGYVKYWQSNMNNVKMFQAHKEAIREASFSPTDNKFATCSDDGTVRIWDFLRCHEERILRV; this is translated from the exons ATGGCTACAGAAATTGGTTCCCCTCCTCGTTTTTTCCATATGCCAAGGTTCCAACACCAGGCCCCCCGACAACTTTTTTATAAGCGACCTGATTTTGCACAGCAACAAGCAATGCAGCAGCTCACGTTCGATGGAAAGCGAATGCGAAAAGCAGTGAATCGAAAGACTATAGATTACAACCCATCTGTTATCAAGTATTTGGAG AATAGAATATGGCAAAGAGACCAGAGGGATATGAGGGCAATTCAGCCTGATGCAGGTTATTATAATGAT CTGGTGCCCCCGATAGGAATGTTGAACAATCCTATGAATGCAGTTACAACTAAATTTGTTCGGACATCAACAAATAAAGTGAAATGTCCAGTATTTGTTGTTAGG TGGACTCCAGAAGGCAGAAGGTTGGTCACTGGAGCTTCTAGTGGGGAGTTCACATTGTGGAATGGACTCACTTTCAATTTTGAAACAATATTACAG GCTCATGATAGCCCAGTGAGGGCCATGACTTGGTCACATAATGACATGTGGATGTTGACAGCAGACCATGGAGGATATGTGAAATATTGGCAGTCGAATATGAACAACGTCAAGATGTTCCAGGCACATAAGGAGGCGATTAGAGAGGCCAG TTTCTCACCCACGGATAATAAATTTGCTACATGCTCTGATGACGGCACTGTTAGGATCTGGGACTTTCTTCGTTGCCATGAGGAAAGAATTCTCCGAG
- the WDR33 gene encoding pre-mRNA 3' end processing protein WDR33 isoform X6, whose amino-acid sequence MATEIGSPPRFFHMPRFQHQAPRQLFYKRPDFAQQQAMQQLTFDGKRMRKAVNRKTIDYNPSVIKYLENRIWQRDQRDMRAIQPDAGYYNDLVPPIGMLNNPMNAVTTKFVRTSTNKVKCPVFVVRWTPEGRRLVTGASSGEFTLWNGLTFNFETILQAHDSPVRAMTWSHNDMWMLTADHGGYVKYWQSNMNNVKMFQAHKEAIREASFSPTDNKFATCSDDGTVRIWDFLRCHEERILRAHISRQFF is encoded by the exons ATGGCTACAGAAATTGGTTCCCCTCCTCGTTTTTTCCATATGCCAAGGTTCCAACACCAGGCCCCCCGACAACTTTTTTATAAGCGACCTGATTTTGCACAGCAACAAGCAATGCAGCAGCTCACGTTCGATGGAAAGCGAATGCGAAAAGCAGTGAATCGAAAGACTATAGATTACAACCCATCTGTTATCAAGTATTTGGAG AATAGAATATGGCAAAGAGACCAGAGGGATATGAGGGCAATTCAGCCTGATGCAGGTTATTATAATGAT CTGGTGCCCCCGATAGGAATGTTGAACAATCCTATGAATGCAGTTACAACTAAATTTGTTCGGACATCAACAAATAAAGTGAAATGTCCAGTATTTGTTGTTAGG TGGACTCCAGAAGGCAGAAGGTTGGTCACTGGAGCTTCTAGTGGGGAGTTCACATTGTGGAATGGACTCACTTTCAATTTTGAAACAATATTACAG GCTCATGATAGCCCAGTGAGGGCCATGACTTGGTCACATAATGACATGTGGATGTTGACAGCAGACCATGGAGGATATGTGAAATATTGGCAGTCGAATATGAACAACGTCAAGATGTTCCAGGCACATAAGGAGGCGATTAGAGAGGCCAG TTTCTCACCCACGGATAATAAATTTGCTACATGCTCTGATGACGGCACTGTTAGGATCTGGGACTTTCTTCGTTGCCATGAGGAAAGAATTCTCCGAG